One Eurosta solidaginis isolate ZX-2024a chromosome 5, ASM4086904v1, whole genome shotgun sequence DNA segment encodes these proteins:
- the Prosbeta2 gene encoding proteasome subunit beta type-7 has translation MHLEQVREVPKGGFNFDNCQRNEMLIKSGFKQPRTVKTGTTIAGIIFKDGVILGADTRATEGPIVSDKNCSKIHYLAKNMYCCGAGTAADTEMTTDLIASQLEMHRLNTGRQVPVVAANTLLKQFLFRYQGHISAALVLGGVDKTGSYIYCIHPHGSTDKLPYATMGSGSLAAMSVFESRWKPQMTEEEGKLLVRDAIAAGVFNDLGSGSNIDLCVIRKGSVDYLRNYEFANQKGTRHGNYRFKPGTTELIGTEELIEVIPFEAFHKKLSSDENTEAMEVGA, from the exons ATGCATTTGGAACAAGTACGTGAGGTGCCCAAAGGTGGCTTCAATTTCGATAATTGTCAGCG CAATGAAATGCTGATCAAATCTGGTTTCAAGCAACCGAGGACGGTAAAAACCGGCACAACTATTGCAGGTATCATCTTCAAGGATGGTGTAATCTTGGGAGCAGATACGCGTGCCACCGAAGGTCCCATTGTTTCAGACAAAAACTGCTCCAAAATTCATTACCTCGCCAAAAATATGTA CTGCTGTGGTGCTGGTACCGCTGCTGACACTGAGATGACTACAGATTTGATTGCTTCGCAACTGGAAATGCATCGCCTAAATACCGGCCGTCAAGTGCCTGTTGTCGCCGCCAATACATTGTTAAAACAATTTCTTTTCCGCTATCAGGGTCACATTAGCGCTGCTTTAGTGTTGGGTGGTGTTGATAAGACCGGCTCATACATATATTGCATACATCCACATGGTTCGACAGATAAATTGCCGTATGCAACAATGGGTTCTGGTAGTTTAGCTGCTATGTCTGTTTTCGAATCGCGTTGGAAACCCCAAATGACTGAGGAAGAAGGCAAACTATTGGTACGTGATGCGATTGCTGCTGGTGTTTTCAATGATTTGGGTTCGGGATCCAATATTGATTTATGTGTTATACGTAAGGGTTCTGTGGATTATTTGCGTAATTATGAATTTGCTAACCAGAAGGGCACGCGACAT GGTAACTACCGCTTCAAGCCAGGTACAACCGAACTTATTGGTACAGAGGAATTAATCGAAGTTATACCTTTTGAAGCTTTCCACAAGAAGTTGTCATCTGATGAAAACACTGAAGCAATGGAAGTTGGTGCTTAA
- the mRpL39 gene encoding large ribosomal subunit protein mL39 isoform X2, translating into MTATKTLTKSVLHIASRLNGLTNLRHYSAASTTVISPAVAKRNDLFSQEQRRQKEAVGRIEKIEVRYLGLPEDVTLAMNASISTPYNCAQHLSEGHCKRSALALIDGNVPWDMHRPLPESCTLQLLNFTVADPHIVNKAFWRTCSFMLGAALENCFTEEAQLQLHSFPGPNIKSGSFIYDIVLRSQTWAPNKVELRAISAEMIKLAAKDLQIERLDVSDELALEMFADSHYKHEQLPSIAQQNHGRVTLYRLGTHIDISRGPMVASSRFLGKCTVTVAHKIANEGENDALYRVQGVALPAGFTLSHVAYNTLEERAKKLNPARLPNEPFEDSQQQIA; encoded by the exons ATGACGGCCACTAAAACGCTCACCAAATCAGTATTGCATATAGCAAGTCGCTTAAATGGATTAACAAACCTAC GTCATTATTCCGCCGCCAGTACAACCGTCATAAGCCCAGCTGTAGCTAAACGCAATGACCTATTCTCACAGGAGCAGCGACGTCAGAAAGAAGCAGTGGGAAGAATCGAAAAAATTGAAGTGCGTTATCTTGGATTGCCAGAGGATGTTACACTCGCTATGAATGCTTCTATATCTACACCCTATAATTGTGCACAGCACTTAAGTGAAGGTCATTGCAAACGTTCTGCACTCGCATTAATCGACGGAAATGTGCCTTGGGATATGCATCGTCCGTTGCCCGAATCATGTACATTGCAGTTGTTGAATTTCACCGTAGCTGATCCACATATAGTAAACAA AGCATTCTGGCGCACATGTAGCTTCATGCTGGGTGCAGCATTGGAAAACTGTTTTACTGAAGAGGCACAATTGCAACTCCATAGTTTCCCTGGACCCAATA TTAAATCCGGTAGTTTTATTTACGATATAGTACTACGTTCACAAACCTGGGCGCCTAATAAGGTAGAGCTACGCGCTATTTCCGCCGAAATGATTAAATTAGCAGCAAAAGATTTGCAAATTGAACGGCTCGATGTAAGTGATGAACTAGCTTTGGAAATGTTCGCCGATTCACATTACAAACACGAACAATTGCCTAGTATTGCACAGCAAAATCACGGGCGGGTTACACTCTATCGTCTGGGTACACATATTGATATATCGCGTGGCCCTATGGTAGCCTCCTCACGTTTTCTAGGCAAATGTACTGTAACGGTAGCGCATAAGATAGCTAATGAAGGCGAAAATGATGCATTATATAGAGTGCAGGGTGTTGCTTTGCCAGCTGGGTTTACGTTGAGTCATGTTGCGTACAATACTTTGGAGGAACGTGCTAAGAAACTG AACCCGGCGCGATTGCCTAATGAACCATTTGAGGATTCACAACAGCAGATAGCTTAA
- the mRpL39 gene encoding large ribosomal subunit protein mL39 isoform X1: MTATKTLTKSVLHIASRLNGLTNLHFQGHYSAASTTVISPAVAKRNDLFSQEQRRQKEAVGRIEKIEVRYLGLPEDVTLAMNASISTPYNCAQHLSEGHCKRSALALIDGNVPWDMHRPLPESCTLQLLNFTVADPHIVNKAFWRTCSFMLGAALENCFTEEAQLQLHSFPGPNIKSGSFIYDIVLRSQTWAPNKVELRAISAEMIKLAAKDLQIERLDVSDELALEMFADSHYKHEQLPSIAQQNHGRVTLYRLGTHIDISRGPMVASSRFLGKCTVTVAHKIANEGENDALYRVQGVALPAGFTLSHVAYNTLEERAKKLNPARLPNEPFEDSQQQIA, encoded by the exons ATGACGGCCACTAAAACGCTCACCAAATCAGTATTGCATATAGCAAGTCGCTTAAATGGATTAACAAACCTAC ATTTTCAAGGTCATTATTCCGCCGCCAGTACAACCGTCATAAGCCCAGCTGTAGCTAAACGCAATGACCTATTCTCACAGGAGCAGCGACGTCAGAAAGAAGCAGTGGGAAGAATCGAAAAAATTGAAGTGCGTTATCTTGGATTGCCAGAGGATGTTACACTCGCTATGAATGCTTCTATATCTACACCCTATAATTGTGCACAGCACTTAAGTGAAGGTCATTGCAAACGTTCTGCACTCGCATTAATCGACGGAAATGTGCCTTGGGATATGCATCGTCCGTTGCCCGAATCATGTACATTGCAGTTGTTGAATTTCACCGTAGCTGATCCACATATAGTAAACAA AGCATTCTGGCGCACATGTAGCTTCATGCTGGGTGCAGCATTGGAAAACTGTTTTACTGAAGAGGCACAATTGCAACTCCATAGTTTCCCTGGACCCAATA TTAAATCCGGTAGTTTTATTTACGATATAGTACTACGTTCACAAACCTGGGCGCCTAATAAGGTAGAGCTACGCGCTATTTCCGCCGAAATGATTAAATTAGCAGCAAAAGATTTGCAAATTGAACGGCTCGATGTAAGTGATGAACTAGCTTTGGAAATGTTCGCCGATTCACATTACAAACACGAACAATTGCCTAGTATTGCACAGCAAAATCACGGGCGGGTTACACTCTATCGTCTGGGTACACATATTGATATATCGCGTGGCCCTATGGTAGCCTCCTCACGTTTTCTAGGCAAATGTACTGTAACGGTAGCGCATAAGATAGCTAATGAAGGCGAAAATGATGCATTATATAGAGTGCAGGGTGTTGCTTTGCCAGCTGGGTTTACGTTGAGTCATGTTGCGTACAATACTTTGGAGGAACGTGCTAAGAAACTG AACCCGGCGCGATTGCCTAATGAACCATTTGAGGATTCACAACAGCAGATAGCTTAA